ACCACCCCGACTTCACCAAGGAGTTCAAGGCGCACTCCTGGGACGTCCTCGGCGTCTGACCCTTACGGGACCAGCACCACCTTGCCCGTCGTGCCCCGGTTCTCCAGGGCACGGTGGGCCTCCGCCGCCTCCGCGAGCGGGAAGCGGTGGACCGCAGGGCGCAGCGTCCCGGTGGACGCGGCGTCCAGGGCGGCGAGTTCGAGCGTACGGATGTCGCCGCCCGCCTTCTGGATCATGACGGGGCCGAGGACGGACTCCGAGGTGATGCCGCGGGCGGTGAGCTCCTCCTCGGTGAAGGTGAGCGGTTCGCCGTCGTGGAGTCCGGCGCCGGACCAGCCGAAGACCAGGTGCTGTCCGCCCTTGCCGAGCAGGTCGACGGCGGCGCGCCCGGTGTCGCCGCCGACCGAGTCGAAGACGACGGTGGCCTCCCTGCCCACGGAGTCGAGGTACGCGCGGACCTTCTCCGGCCAGTCCGGCTGCTTGTAGTCGACGGCCAGGTCCGCGCCGTTCGCCTCGACGAGGGCGGTCTTCGCGGGGCCGCCGGCGAGGCCGACGACGGTCGCGCCGGCGTTCTTGGCGTACTGGACGAGGAGGGTGCCGATGCCGCCGGCGGCGGCCGGGACGATCGCGACCGAGTCGGGGCCGAGCTCGGTGAAGCCCAGGATGCCGAGGGTCGTGCGGCCGGTGCCGATCATGGCGACGGCCTCCGCCTCGCCGAGGTGGTCGGGCAGGGCGTGCAGGCGGGCGGCGTCGGTGACGGCGAGTTCGGCGTAGCCGCCGGGGTTCATGCCGAGGTGTGCGACGACCCGCCGGCCGAGCCAGACCGGGTCGGTGCCCTCGCCGAGGGCGTCGACGGTGCCGGCGACCTCGCGGCCGGGGATCGTGGGGAGCGGGGTGGGCGCGGGGAAGGGGCCCGTGGCGCCCTCGCGGAGCGCGGTGTCGAGGAGGTGCACGCCGGCCGCCGCGACCCGGACACGGACTTGGCCGGGGCCCGGCACGGGGTCGGGTGTCTCCTCGTAGCCGAGGTTCTCGGCGGGGCCGAAGGCGTGGAGGCGGATGGCGTGCATGACGGTTCCCCTGTCGTCGTACGGGTGGACTGCTCCACCCTCGGACCTCAAGCGTGCTTGAGGTCAAGGCCGTGCTTGTGGTGGCGGTCCACGAGGTCCGCGCGCAGGGCGAGCGACACCGCCTCGACCGCGCTCGTGAACGACACCTCCGCCAGCACGCCCGGCGCCGCCACCTGATCGCCCACCAGGTACACCCCGTCGCCCCGGTCGACGGCCGGCCGGTCGCGCCAGGTCGTGCCCGGGCGGTCCACCGCGCCCGTACGGCCCTGGGAGACGGACTCCCGCCGCCACACCGTCCGCTCGCGCCAGCCCGGGAAACCGAGGTCGAGCAGCCGCTCGCCGTGGGCGACGCCGTCCGCCTTCGACGCCTCGGGCCCGATCGGCAACTGCGCCTGGATCAGCTGCTGCCCGGCCGGCGCCAGCGACGTGTCCTGCGCCGTGTACCGCTCGATCCAGCCGGGTGCGTCCAGGTCGGAGACCACGAACGGATCGCCCTTCCGGGTCCGCAGCGCCAGGTCGAACAGGACCGTACGACCGCTCTCCCAGGTCAGCGACGGGTCGCCGAGGAGCCGGGCGGCGGCGGGCAGCGCGGTCGCGACGATCACCGGCCCGCCGCCGACCGGAAGGGCGTCGATCCGGGACGAGGTCTCGATCCGTACGCCGAGCTCACGCGCGCGCGTGGCCATCCGCTCGATCAGCTCGCCCCAGCCGCCCCGGATGTAGTGCGCCTCGGGCGGCAGGGCGGTGGCCCGGTGCAGCCGCTCCTGCACGAAACGGGCCGAGAGGGAGCCCGGGTCGTGGTGGAAGAGCGCGACCCCGCTGTACGCGGCGGCCACGCGCGCGGTGCGCTCGCCCGCGAGACCGGTGACCCAGGTGCGGAAGTCGAGTTCGACGGGGGCCTGTTCGGGGTTGCGGCGGGCCTGACGGAACAGGGCGAGCGGCGGGATGCGGCGCAC
This is a stretch of genomic DNA from Streptomyces sp. R44. It encodes these proteins:
- a CDS encoding zinc-binding dehydrogenase, with the protein product MHAIRLHAFGPAENLGYEETPDPVPGPGQVRVRVAAAGVHLLDTALREGATGPFPAPTPLPTIPGREVAGTVDALGEGTDPVWLGRRVVAHLGMNPGGYAELAVTDAARLHALPDHLGEAEAVAMIGTGRTTLGILGFTELGPDSVAIVPAAAGGIGTLLVQYAKNAGATVVGLAGGPAKTALVEANGADLAVDYKQPDWPEKVRAYLDSVGREATVVFDSVGGDTGRAAVDLLGKGGQHLVFGWSGAGLHDGEPLTFTEEELTARGITSESVLGPVMIQKAGGDIRTLELAALDAASTGTLRPAVHRFPLAEAAEAHRALENRGTTGKVVLVP
- a CDS encoding NAD(P)-binding protein codes for the protein MRKLTIIGGGFAGLTAAITAAEAGTEVTLHEAHRTLGGRARTADGPYRTNEGPHALYNGGPHWTWLKQRGLIGPLAALPPAEAVRFRVHLDGAVRRIPPLALFRQARRNPEQAPVELDFRTWVTGLAGERTARVAAAYSGVALFHHDPGSLSARFVQERLHRATALPPEAHYIRGGWGELIERMATRARELGVRIETSSRIDALPVGGGPVIVATALPAAARLLGDPSLTWESGRTVLFDLALRTRKGDPFVVSDLDAPGWIERYTAQDTSLAPAGQQLIQAQLPIGPEASKADGVAHGERLLDLGFPGWRERTVWRRESVSQGRTGAVDRPGTTWRDRPAVDRGDGVYLVGDQVAAPGVLAEVSFTSAVEAVSLALRADLVDRHHKHGLDLKHA